A portion of the Algisphaera agarilytica genome contains these proteins:
- a CDS encoding glycosyltransferase produces MAQTQTDEGASITTQEAPEIAVIIPHFNDWGRLELCLDALAAQTLPADCFEVVVVDNGSSDWKPEIVERFPFARIIKETKVGSYAARNAGINATTSKLLAFTDSDCIPDPSWLEHGIKFLLDNPALGYLGGRIDLFPKEPESPRGVELFDMIFGLNQKSNIEVFDFAATANMITRRQEMDRHGMFDDQLKSGGDKEWGNRLNEADRTFSFVDDVLVLHPARFTLEDLLRQARRHAGGRMDTRISQGRKYRPFTFHFWKTVARTLLPPFYMFGRAYRSPVWRTHGWLALLKVFVVATFVHYNRFWGMIRSRWGAESERQ; encoded by the coding sequence ATGGCCCAAACGCAAACCGACGAAGGAGCCTCGATCACGACTCAAGAAGCTCCTGAAATTGCGGTGATCATCCCCCACTTCAACGATTGGGGACGGCTCGAATTGTGCCTCGACGCCCTCGCGGCCCAGACCCTTCCTGCGGATTGCTTCGAAGTGGTGGTCGTGGATAACGGCTCCAGCGACTGGAAGCCCGAGATCGTCGAACGCTTCCCCTTCGCCCGGATCATCAAGGAAACCAAGGTGGGGTCGTACGCCGCCCGCAACGCGGGGATCAACGCCACCACCTCCAAGCTGCTCGCGTTCACCGACTCGGATTGCATCCCCGATCCCTCGTGGCTGGAACATGGCATCAAGTTTCTGCTCGATAATCCGGCCCTCGGGTATCTAGGCGGCCGGATCGATCTGTTCCCAAAAGAACCCGAGTCTCCGCGGGGCGTCGAGCTGTTCGACATGATTTTCGGCCTGAACCAGAAGAGCAACATCGAAGTCTTCGACTTTGCCGCCACCGCCAACATGATCACCCGGCGTCAGGAAATGGATCGTCACGGCATGTTCGACGACCAACTCAAATCCGGTGGCGACAAAGAATGGGGCAACCGGCTCAACGAAGCCGACCGAACCTTTTCGTTTGTCGACGATGTGCTGGTACTCCACCCCGCAAGATTCACGCTGGAAGACCTGCTCCGCCAGGCCCGCCGCCACGCGGGCGGACGCATGGACACCCGCATCAGCCAGGGCCGCAAGTACCGCCCCTTCACCTTCCACTTCTGGAAAACCGTCGCCCGCACCTTGCTGCCGCCCTTCTACATGTTCGGGCGGGCCTACCGATCGCCGGTATGGCGGACGCATGGATGGCTGGCCCTGTTGAAAGTTTTTGTCGTCGCCACCTTCGTGCACTACAACCGGTTCTGGGGCATGATCCGGAGCCGGTGGGGTGCCGAAAGCGAA
- a CDS encoding glycosyltransferase has product MRNLLFYEPEYTGHHYPYLARMIPGFVHPEINIVLATTPEGAASDHYQRFLAPLAEHFTLVTDCQRLGDTPYKIAANRLKEIKRLQQRHQSDHVFVAYADGVWQVQAVRSLLPWESTKRSYTLEGILYRGEFSYPNNHSRSAKLKRYLFRRVLAKGMYDRLHLDDEFLHEFATSIKPNRQTQLELAVNPVEFFEIDRAQARQRLGLPAEGRIVSLSGVIDNRKGADLLVRAFISALEQGLEDTSLLLAGPHYDDIKAVIQQPEIQRYFDSGQIISLDRLLDEQDMFSAAAAGDLVAAPYPNHSGRSSIILWAAAAGTPVLATDRGCIGHVVETESLGKICDVADLEGFTKTLLASLDEPWSDADRERVIGYAQRHSVENYRTLNAKLILSQLDAS; this is encoded by the coding sequence ATGCGAAATCTTCTTTTCTACGAACCCGAGTACACCGGCCACCACTACCCCTACCTGGCTCGGATGATCCCGGGCTTTGTCCATCCGGAGATCAACATCGTCTTGGCGACCACGCCCGAGGGGGCCGCTTCGGATCACTACCAGCGGTTTCTCGCGCCCCTGGCCGAGCACTTCACGCTTGTGACCGATTGCCAACGGCTCGGCGACACGCCGTACAAGATCGCGGCCAACCGTCTCAAGGAGATCAAGCGGCTGCAGCAACGACACCAGTCGGATCACGTGTTCGTGGCCTATGCGGACGGGGTCTGGCAGGTCCAGGCGGTGCGCTCTTTGCTGCCGTGGGAAAGCACGAAGCGTTCCTACACGCTCGAGGGCATTCTCTACCGCGGTGAGTTCAGCTACCCCAACAACCATTCCCGTTCGGCGAAGCTCAAGCGGTACCTCTTCCGCCGGGTGTTGGCCAAGGGCATGTACGATCGGCTGCACCTCGATGACGAATTCCTCCACGAGTTCGCCACCTCCATCAAGCCGAACCGGCAGACCCAACTCGAGCTGGCGGTGAACCCCGTCGAGTTTTTCGAGATCGATCGGGCACAGGCACGGCAACGCCTCGGGCTCCCCGCGGAAGGGCGGATCGTCTCGCTCTCGGGGGTGATCGATAACCGGAAAGGCGCGGACCTGTTGGTCCGTGCGTTCATCTCGGCTTTGGAGCAGGGGCTGGAAGACACCTCGTTGCTGTTGGCGGGCCCGCACTACGACGACATCAAGGCGGTGATCCAGCAGCCCGAGATTCAACGGTATTTCGACTCCGGCCAGATCATTTCCCTTGATCGTTTGCTGGACGAGCAGGACATGTTCAGTGCCGCAGCGGCGGGTGATTTGGTCGCTGCGCCGTATCCCAACCACTCGGGGCGTTCGAGCATCATCCTCTGGGCCGCGGCGGCGGGCACGCCCGTGCTGGCGACCGACCGGGGGTGCATTGGTCATGTGGTCGAAACCGAGAGCCTCGGCAAAATATGCGATGTCGCGGATCTCGAAGGATTCACCAAGACCCTGCTCGCGAGCTTGGACGAGCCGTGGTCGGACGCCGATCGCGAACGGGTGATTGGTTATGCCCAGCGCCACTCGGTGGAGAACTACCGCACGCTGAACGCGAAGCTGATCTTGTCGCAGCTCGACGCAAGTTGA
- a CDS encoding glycosyltransferase family 4 protein: MTTSSPTRVVIIQPSLAKYRVPVYRLLAKQPGIDLKVVYGQDPGIPNVEPDGFEGSFEPHAHVGIGKRRPFVWQPAQLKYADPKHADVLITVWNSRWLSLPLAARKARKNGVRTVVWGHGYSKNESPRRAKLRRRVGLMADGILFYSKTVADRYIADGVDPDNVFVAPNCLDQEPIQAARQAWQSDPARLDTFRQEQGLPDDADTMLYVSRFDPANRVDLLLHAIASLSESRPNLRAHLIGKVNDEATRLQQLAKELGIADRVIFPGAIYGEDDIAPWFLTAKVFCYPSNIGLSVHHAMGYGLPVITGDNADIQNPEFEAIADGVNGKTFADQSAEGLAQALDEVLQDPAQLEALSRNALSTARNDYNLPNMVSGITRAIHGQ, encoded by the coding sequence TTGACTACTTCTTCGCCAACCCGAGTCGTCATCATCCAGCCCTCGCTGGCCAAGTACCGCGTGCCGGTGTACCGCCTGCTGGCCAAGCAGCCCGGGATCGACCTCAAGGTTGTCTACGGCCAGGACCCCGGGATCCCCAACGTCGAGCCCGACGGCTTCGAAGGTTCGTTCGAGCCCCACGCCCACGTCGGCATCGGCAAACGCCGACCGTTTGTCTGGCAGCCCGCACAGCTCAAGTACGCCGACCCGAAACACGCCGACGTGCTGATCACGGTCTGGAACAGCCGGTGGCTGAGCCTGCCCCTGGCCGCACGCAAGGCACGCAAAAACGGTGTCCGCACCGTGGTCTGGGGCCACGGCTACTCCAAGAACGAATCCCCCCGCCGCGCGAAACTCCGGCGTCGGGTCGGCCTGATGGCGGACGGCATCCTGTTCTATTCAAAGACCGTGGCCGACCGCTACATCGCCGACGGCGTCGACCCCGACAACGTCTTTGTCGCCCCCAACTGCCTGGACCAGGAACCGATCCAGGCCGCACGCCAGGCTTGGCAATCCGATCCCGCTCGCCTAGATACTTTCCGCCAAGAACAAGGCCTCCCCGACGACGCAGACACGATGCTCTACGTCTCACGTTTCGACCCGGCCAACCGTGTCGATCTGCTGCTTCACGCCATCGCGTCGCTTTCCGAAAGCCGACCCAACCTGCGTGCCCACCTCATCGGCAAGGTCAACGACGAAGCCACTCGGCTGCAACAACTCGCCAAAGAGCTGGGCATCGCCGACCGCGTCATCTTCCCCGGCGCGATCTACGGTGAGGACGACATCGCGCCCTGGTTCCTGACCGCCAAAGTCTTCTGCTACCCCTCCAACATCGGGCTGAGCGTGCACCACGCCATGGGCTACGGCCTCCCGGTCATCACCGGCGACAACGCCGACATCCAGAACCCGGAATTCGAAGCGATCGCCGATGGCGTGAACGGCAAGACCTTTGCCGACCAGTCCGCCGAAGGGTTGGCCCAAGCCCTCGACGAGGTTCTGCAAGACCCGGCTCAGCTCGAAGCGCTGTCACGCAACGCCCTGAGCACCGCCCGCAACGACTACAACCTCCCCAACATGGTGTCGGGGATCACCCGCGCCATTCACGGCCAGTAA
- a CDS encoding glycosyltransferase, with product MSLKALHVIPTLDILAGGTSAALSGMASAQAQAGIKVSVVATYAEDGVETFAPFLTEQGVDVTLLGPTSGSLRRHPDLEPTLRQQIPAHDVVHVHGLWEEPLHLAFKLARELGRPAMLSPHGMLDRWSLEQSKLKKQIYLAWRLRKHLKHVDAFHFTTDEERESVGRFGYPGKPMVVPLGLDLDEFDPLPDAGRFRARYPKLGDKPYALFLSRLHHKKGLELLLPAFAQLREQHPDWRLVVAGPPENDAYLESLQALTKSLGMVEDEEMFFVGMQRGAERIEAMVDASFFVLPSYQENFGIVVAEAGAAGLPLVISEHVNLASYVESNELGTITVQDVDQLRQSLDQTIRRDDLADVGRRARSTTLEHFDWKNIGRRWIDVYGQLTPNPDD from the coding sequence ATGAGTCTCAAAGCCCTGCACGTCATCCCGACGCTGGACATCCTGGCCGGCGGCACCTCCGCGGCCCTGTCCGGAATGGCCTCCGCCCAGGCCCAGGCCGGGATCAAGGTCAGCGTGGTCGCGACGTACGCCGAGGACGGCGTGGAGACCTTCGCGCCCTTTCTCACCGAGCAAGGGGTCGATGTCACACTGCTCGGCCCCACCTCCGGCTCGCTCCGTCGCCACCCCGATCTTGAGCCCACCCTGCGACAGCAGATCCCCGCCCACGATGTCGTCCACGTCCACGGTTTGTGGGAAGAACCGTTACACCTGGCGTTCAAACTGGCGCGAGAGCTCGGCCGCCCTGCGATGCTTTCCCCCCACGGCATGCTCGATCGCTGGAGCCTCGAACAAAGCAAGCTCAAGAAACAGATCTACCTCGCCTGGCGACTCCGCAAACACCTCAAACACGTCGACGCGTTCCACTTCACCACCGATGAGGAACGCGAAAGCGTCGGTCGATTCGGCTACCCCGGCAAGCCGATGGTCGTGCCCCTGGGACTCGACCTCGATGAATTCGATCCGCTCCCCGACGCGGGGCGTTTCCGCGCCCGCTACCCCAAGCTCGGCGACAAGCCCTACGCCCTGTTCCTGTCTCGGCTGCACCACAAGAAAGGGCTGGAACTGCTCCTGCCCGCGTTCGCCCAGCTCCGCGAGCAACACCCCGACTGGCGTCTGGTGGTCGCGGGCCCGCCGGAGAACGATGCCTACCTCGAATCGCTGCAAGCACTGACGAAATCGCTGGGCATGGTGGAAGACGAAGAGATGTTCTTTGTGGGCATGCAGCGCGGAGCCGAGCGGATCGAAGCGATGGTCGACGCGTCGTTCTTCGTGCTGCCCAGCTACCAGGAAAACTTCGGCATCGTCGTCGCCGAGGCCGGCGCCGCGGGCCTTCCGCTGGTGATCTCCGAACACGTGAACCTGGCCAGCTATGTCGAATCGAACGAGCTCGGTACCATCACCGTCCAGGACGTCGATCAGCTCCGCCAGAGCCTTGATCAGACCATCCGCCGAGACGACCTGGCCGACGTTGGGCGTCGCGCCCGATCGACGACGCTCGAACACTTCGACTGGAAGAACATCGGCCGCCGGTGGATCGACGTCTACGGCCAGCTCACCCCCAACCCCGACGACTAA
- a CDS encoding WcaF family extracellular polysaccharide biosynthesis acetyltransferase, which translates to MTTHADPASASAPDTPAEASPAATVDDRHISPWTTRQKIGRVLWWFVQATVWRWSWHSSYGYRRWVLRRFGATVDPAARIRPSVRIECPWNITLGANSVVGDFANLYALGRITIGDRVTVSQHVHLCAGTHDYTKPDFPLIKPPITIENDAWIAADAFVGPGVKIGKGAILGARGCAFKDMDSWSIYGGNPAKRLASRPASPAPEEDSDHV; encoded by the coding sequence ATGACGACCCACGCCGATCCAGCCTCCGCCAGCGCCCCAGATACGCCCGCCGAAGCGTCACCCGCCGCGACCGTGGACGACCGCCACATCAGCCCGTGGACCACCCGCCAGAAGATCGGCCGGGTGCTGTGGTGGTTTGTGCAAGCGACCGTCTGGCGCTGGAGCTGGCACAGCAGCTACGGCTACCGCCGATGGGTCCTACGTCGGTTCGGAGCCACCGTCGATCCCGCCGCACGCATCCGCCCCTCCGTGCGGATCGAGTGCCCCTGGAACATCACGCTCGGAGCCAACTCCGTGGTCGGTGATTTTGCGAACCTCTACGCCCTGGGCCGTATCACGATTGGTGACCGCGTCACCGTCAGCCAGCACGTCCACCTCTGTGCGGGTACCCACGACTACACCAAGCCCGACTTCCCGCTGATCAAGCCCCCCATCACGATCGAGAACGACGCCTGGATCGCGGCCGACGCGTTTGTCGGGCCGGGGGTGAAGATAGGCAAAGGTGCTATACTCGGGGCTCGCGGTTGCGCATTTAAAGACATGGATTCCTGGAGTATCTACGGCGGCAATCCTGCAAAGCGGCTCGCATCTCGCCCCGCATCGCCGGCGCCTGAGGAGGACTCCGATCATGTATAA
- a CDS encoding glycosyltransferase family 2 protein, with amino-acid sequence MTDASANPPAVEPLPRHAEADAWAQRLDATAPPGPDDISGQNGDWPVVGSVPVTVLVSVKNEQEDLPECLRRLRWAEQVMVIDSGSTDATVPIAQAFGAEVVHFDYAKHSPTGWPKKRNWALDHAPLRNEWVLLMDGDEHVVAPLASQIAEIVTGKSQPNQPGGGQAFWINRRFIFHGRWVRYGGYYPAWNLRLFKHALGRFERLTSAGDTGSGDMEVHEHVKLAPEAGEAGFLDHDLLHYEIADFTEWVAKHNRYSSWEAAVARSGVDDGIPATFWGSPQQRRRWMKKAAKSLPFRPTLRFWYHFGLRQGFREGNLGLQLARLLAAYESMTLAKQSEPAPRNASDSA; translated from the coding sequence ATGACCGACGCTTCCGCCAATCCGCCCGCCGTTGAACCGCTGCCCCGGCACGCGGAGGCCGACGCATGGGCCCAGCGTCTGGACGCCACCGCCCCGCCCGGCCCCGACGACATCTCCGGGCAAAACGGCGACTGGCCCGTGGTCGGTTCCGTGCCCGTCACCGTGCTGGTGTCGGTGAAGAACGAGCAGGAAGACCTGCCGGAATGCCTGCGACGCCTCCGCTGGGCGGAGCAGGTGATGGTGATCGATTCGGGCTCGACGGACGCGACCGTGCCGATCGCCCAGGCCTTCGGTGCCGAGGTGGTCCACTTCGACTACGCCAAGCACTCCCCCACCGGCTGGCCCAAGAAGCGTAACTGGGCCCTCGACCACGCCCCGCTCCGGAACGAGTGGGTCCTGCTGATGGACGGCGACGAGCACGTGGTCGCTCCCCTCGCGTCACAGATCGCCGAGATCGTCACCGGCAAATCCCAGCCCAATCAGCCCGGGGGCGGGCAGGCGTTCTGGATCAACCGCCGGTTCATCTTCCACGGCCGATGGGTCCGCTACGGCGGCTACTACCCCGCGTGGAACCTGCGTCTATTCAAGCACGCCCTGGGCCGTTTCGAGCGGCTGACCTCGGCCGGGGACACCGGATCGGGGGACATGGAGGTCCACGAACACGTCAAATTGGCCCCTGAGGCCGGTGAAGCGGGTTTTTTGGACCACGATCTGCTGCACTACGAGATCGCGGATTTCACCGAATGGGTGGCCAAACACAACCGCTACAGCTCCTGGGAAGCGGCCGTGGCCCGGTCGGGCGTGGATGATGGGATCCCCGCCACGTTCTGGGGAAGCCCCCAACAACGCCGGCGCTGGATGAAAAAGGCCGCAAAATCCCTCCCTTTCCGCCCCACGCTGCGATTCTGGTACCACTTTGGGTTGCGTCAGGGCTTTCGTGAGGGAAACTTGGGGCTCCAGTTGGCCCGCCTCCTGGCCGCCTACGAAAGCATGACCCTCGCCAAGCAGAGCGAACCCGCGCCCCGCAACGCCTCCGACTCCGCCTGA
- a CDS encoding glycosyltransferase family 87 protein, which yields MASNQDPQTDRPSARPRRGWMALSIVVLIIGAGMFTTRGVMRGLEGSWDFTMLYAGALRLVEGQDPYLFEETYDAFREAGGTGRERDPVKFNLLYPPFTYALLSPLGMLQWSAAKTIWVGCNLLATAAVAVWLVRHRPRRGADAEDSASPEPWWPAVMAVGLWLACSALHTSVAFGQLSVVPLALMLPVLAPWRGRGELGQWPWMSLKTAGLGLMLAVGGAIKPQLVVVLAMLLLATPRWRVALWSLGWAIGIAVVSMVWIQTGSPDWLQHWRDQLTFFTQSGQALPTTENPLTYQMINLEPWLHRLWLDGAGPIHVLGKVVLLAAAVCGAACVWKLSSTAPQKTRDSSSSKNRWETDDFLLLALSLGVALTLLVDYHRTYDAVLLVLPALWVWRRLAVCRKDLWAWVMVVCMATFMVPGPSMLVTFARKGMIPTGLTESWLWQAWLLPHHNVALLVLAVALGVRLFRRTPLPRG from the coding sequence ATGGCCTCGAACCAAGACCCGCAAACCGACCGCCCTTCCGCCCGGCCCCGCCGGGGTTGGATGGCGTTATCGATTGTGGTGCTGATCATCGGTGCGGGGATGTTCACCACGCGTGGGGTGATGCGGGGGCTGGAGGGGTCTTGGGACTTCACGATGCTTTACGCGGGGGCGCTGCGACTCGTTGAGGGGCAAGACCCCTACCTGTTCGAGGAGACTTACGATGCGTTTCGCGAGGCCGGGGGGACCGGGCGCGAGCGTGACCCGGTGAAATTCAACCTGCTGTACCCGCCGTTCACCTACGCGTTGCTCTCGCCGTTGGGCATGCTGCAATGGTCGGCGGCGAAGACGATTTGGGTGGGATGCAACTTGCTAGCCACGGCGGCGGTCGCGGTTTGGCTGGTCCGACACCGGCCGCGGCGTGGCGCGGATGCCGAGGATTCGGCGAGCCCCGAGCCTTGGTGGCCTGCGGTGATGGCCGTCGGGCTTTGGTTGGCCTGCTCGGCGTTACACACGTCGGTGGCGTTTGGGCAGCTGTCGGTGGTGCCGTTGGCGTTGATGCTGCCGGTGCTGGCGCCCTGGCGCGGGCGGGGTGAGCTGGGGCAGTGGCCGTGGATGAGTTTGAAGACGGCGGGGCTTGGGCTGATGCTGGCGGTGGGCGGAGCGATCAAGCCGCAGCTGGTGGTTGTGTTGGCGATGCTGCTGCTGGCGACGCCGCGCTGGCGTGTGGCGTTGTGGTCGCTGGGCTGGGCGATCGGGATCGCGGTGGTCTCGATGGTTTGGATTCAGACGGGCAGCCCGGATTGGCTGCAACACTGGCGTGACCAACTCACGTTCTTCACTCAATCAGGACAGGCCCTGCCTACCACGGAAAACCCGCTCACCTATCAGATGATCAACCTTGAGCCTTGGCTGCACCGGCTGTGGCTGGATGGTGCCGGGCCGATCCACGTGCTTGGGAAAGTGGTGCTGCTGGCGGCGGCCGTTTGCGGTGCCGCTTGCGTGTGGAAGCTTTCCTCTACGGCTCCACAGAAAACACGCGATTCCTCATCGTCCAAGAACCGTTGGGAAACCGATGATTTCCTGTTGCTGGCCCTGTCGCTGGGCGTGGCACTCACCCTGCTCGTGGACTACCACCGTACCTACGACGCGGTGCTGCTGGTGTTGCCCGCGTTGTGGGTTTGGCGTCGTCTTGCGGTCTGTCGCAAGGACCTCTGGGCGTGGGTGATGGTGGTGTGTATGGCCACGTTCATGGTGCCCGGGCCGTCCATGTTAGTCACGTTCGCGCGGAAGGGCATGATCCCCACCGGCCTCACCGAGTCGTGGCTGTGGCAGGCCTGGCTGCTGCCCCACCACAACGTGGCCCTGCTGGTCTTGGCCGTGGCGTTGGGCGTTCGGCTGTTCCGACGAACGCCCCTGCCCCGGGGATGA
- the pilM gene encoding type IV pilus assembly protein PilM: MAKKNEAWGIDVGANAIKAVKLIRNGDDVQVDDFAVLPFKQVLTTPDLDVDQAIQVQLETLIQKHEMEKTRVVVSVPGNMAFARFAKLPPVEPKKIPDIVKFEAQQQIPFPIEQVEWDYQVFQQDDSPDVEVGIFAITKERVMGYLNNYRTVDMKVDSLTLSPLAVYNTFNYESPEGEGAIYMDIGTVSTDVIIVEDGGIWLRTLPIGGNNFTEALVKQFKISFPKAEKLKREAATSKYAKQIFQAMRAVFADLVQEVQRSLGFYQSLNRDSNLTKLVGVGSTFRLPGLQKFLKQQLQLDVVRPDGFDRISVLDGKRESEFSNHALNMATAVGLGLQGLGLEKVSANILPSHVLAARMWKAKQPWIAASAACFVVAAGLVGVKHFTDAATVDSNLKAMNAAVGPVINEANGYVSQWSEMQQESDPRQFIKNLRRTLDHRNIWPGILEDISLATLAMEPQPELLSNDYEKYGSIPRDQRRKVYIESIVPRYEVMLADGSPAPPGLGDMASKTFTAEEFFGEESGPSFVVTLTGSTPLATADAELNAKLVQWFRDNADREDRPYRFVFADNTNPIKSLRKVAVDPSTSRPGATGGGFGGNPYGGGGFGGDPYSGGGFGGDPYSGGGFGGGFGGGFGGSRPGGARAGSISELIPLRPFTEESRAFDREFVIEFTVELKSPLAARPKVDDTPSRPASPVEDGDAAASPSAESPAAVNESLAQSQPQTEANP; encoded by the coding sequence ATGGCCAAGAAGAACGAAGCTTGGGGCATCGACGTCGGAGCCAACGCGATCAAAGCGGTGAAGCTGATCCGCAATGGCGACGACGTCCAGGTCGATGACTTTGCCGTCCTCCCGTTCAAGCAGGTCCTCACCACGCCCGACCTCGACGTCGACCAAGCCATTCAGGTTCAGCTCGAGACGCTGATCCAGAAGCACGAGATGGAAAAGACCCGCGTGGTCGTGTCCGTGCCGGGCAACATGGCCTTCGCCCGCTTCGCCAAGCTCCCGCCCGTCGAGCCGAAGAAGATCCCCGACATCGTCAAGTTCGAGGCCCAGCAGCAGATCCCGTTCCCGATCGAGCAGGTCGAATGGGACTACCAGGTCTTCCAGCAAGACGACTCGCCGGACGTCGAAGTCGGCATCTTCGCCATCACCAAAGAACGCGTGATGGGCTACCTCAACAACTACCGCACGGTCGATATGAAGGTCGACTCGCTGACCCTCTCGCCGCTGGCGGTCTACAACACGTTCAACTACGAGTCGCCCGAGGGTGAAGGTGCCATCTACATGGACATCGGCACCGTCTCGACCGACGTGATCATCGTCGAAGACGGCGGCATCTGGCTCCGCACGCTACCCATCGGCGGCAACAACTTCACCGAAGCCCTGGTCAAGCAGTTCAAGATCAGCTTCCCCAAGGCCGAGAAGCTCAAGCGCGAAGCCGCGACCAGCAAGTACGCCAAGCAGATCTTCCAGGCGATGCGTGCGGTGTTTGCCGACCTGGTTCAGGAAGTGCAGCGTTCGCTGGGCTTCTACCAGTCACTCAACCGCGACTCGAACCTGACCAAGCTCGTGGGCGTGGGCTCGACCTTCCGCCTGCCGGGCCTGCAGAAGTTCCTGAAGCAGCAGCTGCAACTCGACGTCGTCCGCCCCGATGGCTTCGACCGCATCTCGGTGCTGGACGGCAAGCGTGAGTCGGAGTTCTCCAACCACGCCCTGAACATGGCCACGGCCGTGGGCCTAGGCCTGCAGGGGCTGGGGCTCGAAAAAGTTTCCGCCAACATCCTACCCAGCCACGTGCTCGCGGCGCGGATGTGGAAGGCCAAGCAGCCCTGGATCGCCGCGAGCGCCGCGTGCTTCGTGGTGGCGGCGGGCCTGGTGGGTGTCAAGCACTTCACCGACGCCGCGACCGTGGACTCGAACCTGAAGGCGATGAATGCGGCGGTGGGTCCGGTGATCAACGAGGCGAACGGTTACGTGTCGCAATGGTCCGAGATGCAGCAAGAATCAGACCCCCGGCAATTCATCAAGAACCTGCGCCGCACCCTGGATCACCGCAACATCTGGCCCGGCATCCTCGAAGACATCAGCTTGGCCACTTTGGCGATGGAACCGCAGCCCGAACTGCTCTCCAACGATTACGAGAAATACGGATCGATCCCGCGTGATCAGCGTCGCAAGGTCTACATCGAATCGATCGTGCCCCGTTACGAAGTGATGCTCGCCGACGGCAGCCCCGCGCCTCCGGGGCTGGGCGACATGGCAAGCAAGACGTTTACCGCGGAAGAATTCTTCGGTGAAGAATCCGGGCCTAGTTTCGTGGTGACCCTGACTGGTAGTACGCCTTTGGCAACCGCCGATGCTGAGCTCAACGCCAAGCTGGTGCAGTGGTTCCGGGATAATGCCGATCGCGAAGATCGTCCGTACCGATTCGTATTCGCCGACAACACCAACCCGATCAAGTCGCTGCGCAAGGTTGCGGTCGACCCGTCAACTTCGAGGCCGGGGGCGACAGGCGGCGGCTTCGGCGGAAATCCCTACGGCGGTGGTGGTTTCGGGGGTGACCCGTATAGCGGCGGCGGCTTCGGGGGTGACCCATACAGCGGTGGTGGCTTCGGCGGCGGCTTCGGCGGCGGCTTCGGCGGCTCTCGCCCTGGCGGTGCCCGCGCCGGCAGTATCTCAGAGTTGATTCCGTTGCGGCCGTTTACGGAAGAGTCCCGAGCGTTTGATCGCGAATTTGTGATCGAATTTACGGTCGAGTTGAAATCGCCCCTGGCGGCTCGCCCCAAAGTTGATGACACGCCTTCTCGGCCGGCATCGCCGGTGGAAGATGGCGATGCAGCCGCCAGCCCGTCTGCGGAATCTCCCGCTGCCGTCAATGAATCTCTTGCCCAAAGTCAGCCCCAAACGGAGGCCAATCCATGA
- a CDS encoding CNNM domain-containing protein yields MTTGETLFWIGVMLAGFIGSAVYSGMETGAYTLNRVRLQVLADRGQRTALALRRLVDKPATLLATLLVGNNVANYLGTAGLAVILESMALSEWQSIVLNTLIVTPLLFVFGETLPKDTMAAHSDRLMPPLTPVLTGSRWLFTITGLVPLIGLFSAGVLKMLGQPGKDRGFPPRKRVEMLVREGVGHGILSDEQSAIVDRVLRLGGRTVRQEMVAWGDVLSVKVNDPPSRLWELAQRSSRSRYPVTDAQGKVVGLIDVFDALLHGQADCPPIRELMTEPYTLTPEMPLRQALQHLQTHSIAIAVVADAQRPVGVVTVKDLVEPITGDLRNW; encoded by the coding sequence GTGACGACCGGCGAAACGCTTTTCTGGATCGGCGTCATGCTCGCGGGCTTCATCGGCTCGGCGGTGTACTCGGGCATGGAGACCGGGGCGTACACGCTCAACCGGGTCCGCCTCCAGGTGCTGGCCGACCGCGGGCAACGCACGGCGTTGGCCTTACGCCGGCTCGTGGACAAGCCGGCAACGCTTCTGGCGACGCTGCTGGTCGGCAACAACGTGGCCAACTACCTCGGTACCGCAGGCCTGGCGGTGATCCTCGAGTCGATGGCCCTGTCCGAGTGGCAGTCGATCGTGCTCAACACGCTGATCGTCACCCCCCTGCTTTTCGTCTTCGGCGAGACGCTGCCCAAAGACACGATGGCGGCCCACAGTGATCGGCTGATGCCCCCGCTCACGCCCGTGCTGACCGGGTCGCGCTGGCTGTTCACGATCACGGGGTTGGTCCCGCTCATCGGACTGTTCAGCGCCGGGGTGTTGAAGATGCTGGGCCAGCCCGGCAAGGACCGCGGGTTCCCGCCACGCAAACGTGTGGAGATGCTCGTCCGCGAGGGCGTGGGCCACGGCATCCTCAGCGACGAGCAGTCGGCCATCGTCGACCGCGTGCTGCGCCTAGGCGGCCGAACCGTGCGGCAGGAGATGGTTGCCTGGGGGGACGTGTTGTCGGTCAAGGTCAACGACCCGCCGAGTCGGCTTTGGGAGCTGGCCCAACGCAGCAGCCGATCCCGTTACCCCGTCACCGATGCGCAGGGCAAAGTGGTGGGCCTGATCGACGTGTTCGACGCGTTGCTGCACGGCCAGGCCGACTGCCCCCCGATCCGTGAACTCATGACCGAGCCCTACACGCTGACGCCTGAGATGCCGCTGCGTCAGGCGTTGCAGCACCTGCAGACCCACAGCATCGCGATCGCGGTGGTCGCCGATGCACAGCGCCCCGTCGGCGTGGTCACGGTGAAAGACCTGGTCGAGCCGATCACCGGCGACCTACGCAACTGGTAA